In Bradyrhizobium sp. G127, one genomic interval encodes:
- a CDS encoding DNA starvation/stationary phase protection protein, whose amino-acid sequence MSKTKTANPELDTPTDLDASGVAKVSTALNTLLADAFALYLKTKNFHWHISGRHFRDYHLLLDEQSDQIFATTDQLAERVRKIGGATIRSIGHIAKLQTLKDNDEKFVPPREMLRELMEDNKKVAAAMRKAHKVCDDAEDVASASLLENFIDETERRTWFLFEATRQEGGNEA is encoded by the coding sequence GTGAGTAAAACCAAGACTGCAAATCCGGAACTCGACACCCCGACTGATCTGGACGCCTCCGGCGTCGCCAAGGTATCCACCGCGCTCAATACATTGCTGGCCGACGCCTTTGCGCTTTATCTGAAGACAAAGAATTTCCACTGGCACATCAGCGGCAGGCATTTCCGCGACTATCACCTGCTTCTCGACGAGCAGTCCGACCAGATTTTCGCCACCACAGACCAGTTGGCCGAGCGCGTTCGCAAGATCGGGGGCGCCACCATCCGTTCGATCGGCCATATCGCTAAGCTTCAGACACTCAAGGACAATGACGAGAAATTCGTGCCGCCGCGCGAAATGCTGCGTGAGCTGATGGAAGACAACAAGAAGGTCGCGGCTGCGATGCGCAAGGCGCACAAAGTCTGCGATGATGCCGAGGATGTTGCATCCGCCAGCCTGCTGGAGAATTTCATCGACGAAACCGAGCGGCGCACCTGGTTTCTGTTCGAGGCCACCCGTCAGGAAGGCGGCAACGAGGCGTAA
- a CDS encoding PaaI family thioesterase: MTSAPMSGFDFFNGIKNGTVPPPPMAQLFGIDIVEVAPGHIVLTATPKPEHNNPMGITHGGYAAVLLDTCMGGAIHSSLKPGQGVVTLEYKISFMRPMSPKTGVVRGEGRVIHAGRQAGMAEGRLFDSTGKLMAHGTTTCHIVQMAE; the protein is encoded by the coding sequence ATGACATCCGCGCCCATGTCCGGCTTCGATTTCTTCAACGGCATCAAGAATGGCACGGTGCCACCGCCGCCGATGGCGCAACTGTTCGGGATCGACATCGTCGAGGTTGCCCCCGGCCATATCGTGCTGACCGCGACACCGAAACCTGAACACAATAATCCGATGGGGATCACCCACGGCGGCTACGCCGCGGTGCTGCTCGACACCTGCATGGGCGGCGCGATCCATTCGTCGCTCAAACCCGGTCAGGGCGTGGTCACGCTCGAATACAAGATCAGCTTCATGCGGCCGATGTCGCCGAAAACCGGCGTGGTGCGCGGCGAAGGCCGCGTCATCCATGCCGGCCGTCAGGCAGGAATGGCGGAGGGACGCCTGTTCGATTCCACAGGCAAGCTCATGGCTCACGGCACAACAACCTGCCACATCGTTCAAATGGCGGAGTAG
- a CDS encoding sodium:proton antiporter codes for MHAFEWFIGLMLGAMLLSALARRIGVPYPTFLALGGVGIAFLPNAPDWTLEPDLALALFVAPVLLDAAFDTSLRDLRDNWLPVTMLVLAAVGVTTAAVAFVAHWLMPGMPWAAAIALGAIVAPPDAAAATAVLRSIKLPYRVLKILEGESLLNDASALLIYRVAVGAALASSLKVNDVVPALAVALAGSLIVGYVFAKVSMLATARITDVPTSIIMQFAGTFTVWIIAEHFALSGILTIVVYAITMARSVPMQTSPRLRVPSYAVWETVVFLLNVMAFVLIGMQLRPILENLETSVRHDYFIIAAAVLATVILTRIIWVMGYNTVLRGTIAYFGFRPRRLSETRPSVKGGVLMSWCGMRGIVTLAAAFALPERFPYRDLILLTAFGVVLGTLVIQGLTLRPLVAWLALDDGDPVGHEVGWARRAAFHAALESFDGNTSAEAELLRLEYRQMLDKAESNPDGLTSSELPADPLRRQAISAARRVLFEMRESGEIGDDAFHLLEEEFDWAELSATEA; via the coding sequence TTGCACGCATTCGAATGGTTCATCGGCCTGATGCTAGGTGCCATGCTGCTGTCGGCGCTGGCGCGGCGGATTGGCGTGCCGTATCCGACGTTTCTGGCGCTCGGCGGCGTCGGTATCGCGTTTCTTCCCAATGCGCCGGACTGGACGCTGGAGCCTGACCTCGCGCTGGCGCTGTTCGTGGCGCCGGTGCTGCTCGACGCCGCGTTCGACACTTCGTTGCGCGATCTGCGCGACAACTGGCTTCCGGTCACGATGCTGGTGCTGGCCGCGGTCGGCGTCACCACCGCAGCGGTCGCATTCGTCGCGCACTGGCTGATGCCGGGAATGCCGTGGGCCGCGGCGATTGCTCTGGGCGCCATCGTTGCGCCGCCCGATGCGGCAGCGGCCACCGCGGTGCTGCGCAGTATCAAGCTGCCTTACCGCGTCCTGAAAATTCTCGAAGGCGAGAGCCTGCTCAACGATGCCAGCGCGCTGCTGATCTATCGTGTCGCAGTCGGCGCAGCGCTGGCGTCGTCGCTGAAGGTGAACGATGTCGTTCCTGCGCTGGCGGTCGCGCTGGCAGGAAGTCTGATCGTTGGCTACGTGTTCGCAAAGGTGTCGATGCTCGCGACCGCCCGCATCACGGACGTGCCGACCTCCATCATCATGCAGTTCGCCGGGACGTTCACGGTCTGGATCATCGCCGAACATTTTGCGTTGTCCGGAATTCTCACCATCGTGGTCTATGCCATTACGATGGCGCGTAGCGTGCCGATGCAGACGTCGCCGCGGTTGCGGGTGCCGTCCTATGCGGTGTGGGAAACGGTGGTGTTCCTGCTGAATGTCATGGCGTTCGTGCTGATCGGAATGCAGTTGCGGCCGATCCTGGAGAATCTCGAAACCTCGGTTCGTCACGATTACTTCATCATCGCTGCGGCGGTGCTGGCGACGGTGATCCTGACCCGGATCATTTGGGTGATGGGTTACAACACGGTGCTGCGCGGGACGATCGCCTATTTCGGATTCAGGCCGCGGCGCCTGTCCGAGACACGGCCGAGCGTGAAGGGCGGCGTGCTGATGTCATGGTGCGGCATGCGCGGCATCGTCACGCTCGCGGCCGCCTTCGCATTGCCGGAACGATTTCCCTATCGCGACCTGATCCTGCTGACGGCGTTCGGCGTTGTGCTCGGCACGCTGGTCATTCAAGGACTGACGCTGCGGCCGCTGGTGGCGTGGCTCGCGCTCGATGACGGCGATCCCGTGGGACATGAAGTGGGATGGGCGCGCCGCGCCGCTTTCCATGCCGCGCTGGAGTCGTTCGACGGCAACACCTCCGCCGAGGCGGAACTGCTGCGGCTCGAGTACCGGCAGATGCTGGACAAGGCGGAAAGCAATCCGGACGGCCTGACATCGAGCGAATTGCCCGCCGACCCGCTGCGGCGTCAGGCGATCAGCGCCGCGCGGCGGGTGCTGTTCGAGATGCGCGAGTCCGGTGAGATCGGCGACGACGCGTTTCATCTTTTGGAAGAGGAGTTCGACTGGGCCGAACTCAGCGCGACGGAAGCGTGA
- the carA gene encoding glutamine-hydrolyzing carbamoyl-phosphate synthase small subunit — translation MTTSDNSSAWPDLKPTALLVLADGTVLEGFGLGAEGQAVGEVCFNTAMTGYEEILTDPSYAGQLITFTFPHIGNVGTNDEDIETVNMAATPGARGVILRAGITDPSNYRSAKHLDAWLKARGIIGIAGIDTRALTALIRSKGMPNAVIAHAHNGQFDLHGLKEEAREWPGLEGMDLVPMVTSAQRFNWDETPWEWNKGFGIQDKPEFNVVAIDYGIKRNILRLLAGEGCKVTVVTAKTSAEDILAMKPDGVFLSNGPGDPAATGEYAVPVIKKVIESGTPTFGICLGHQMLGLALGGKTMKMHQGHHGANHPVKDLTTGKVEITSMNHGFAVDKTTLPKNVTQTHISLFDDSNCGIALNDKPVFSVQYHPEASPGPRDSHYLFRRFSDLMREKKRA, via the coding sequence ATGACGACATCAGACAATTCCTCAGCCTGGCCGGACCTGAAACCGACCGCGCTCCTCGTGCTCGCCGATGGCACCGTGCTGGAAGGCTTCGGCCTCGGCGCGGAAGGCCAGGCGGTCGGCGAAGTCTGCTTCAACACGGCGATGACCGGTTACGAGGAAATCCTCACCGATCCGTCCTATGCCGGGCAGCTCATCACCTTCACATTTCCCCATATCGGAAATGTCGGAACCAACGACGAAGACATCGAAACGGTGAACATGGCGGCGACGCCGGGCGCGCGCGGCGTCATCCTGCGCGCGGGCATCACCGATCCGTCGAACTATCGCTCCGCGAAGCATCTCGACGCCTGGCTGAAGGCACGCGGCATCATCGGCATCGCCGGCATCGACACCCGCGCGCTCACCGCGTTGATCCGCAGCAAGGGCATGCCCAACGCCGTGATCGCGCATGCGCACAACGGCCAGTTCGATCTGCATGGCCTGAAGGAAGAGGCGCGCGAATGGCCCGGCCTCGAGGGCATGGACCTCGTGCCGATGGTGACCAGCGCCCAGCGCTTTAACTGGGACGAGACGCCGTGGGAATGGAACAAGGGCTTCGGCATTCAGGACAAGCCGGAGTTCAACGTCGTCGCCATCGACTACGGCATCAAGCGCAACATCCTGCGGCTGCTCGCGGGAGAAGGCTGCAAGGTCACGGTCGTCACCGCGAAGACTTCGGCCGAAGACATTCTGGCGATGAAGCCGGACGGCGTGTTCCTGTCGAACGGCCCCGGCGATCCGGCGGCGACCGGCGAATACGCCGTGCCGGTCATCAAGAAGGTGATCGAGTCCGGCACACCGACCTTTGGAATTTGTCTGGGCCACCAGATGCTTGGCCTCGCGCTGGGCGGCAAGACCATGAAGATGCATCAGGGCCATCACGGCGCCAACCATCCGGTAAAGGATCTCACGACCGGCAAGGTCGAGATCACCTCGATGAACCACGGCTTCGCGGTGGACAAGACCACGCTGCCGAAGAACGTCACTCAGACGCATATCTCGCTGTTCGACGATTCGAACTGCGGCATCGCGCTGAACGACAAGCCCGTGTTCTCGGTGCAGTATCATCCCGAGGCGTCGCCCGGCCCACGTGACTCCCACTACCTCTTCCGGCGATTCTCGGACCTGATGCGCGAGAAGAAGCGGGCGTAA
- a CDS encoding AMP-binding protein yields the protein MNMAANATDFAQLHSGGTMGSLIINAVARFGDRPALADGNVNWSYREFGDAMGRFITVFRSLGLKKGNALSILSGNRAESWAAICAAMVMGMRYTPLHPMAAEDDHAFIIEDAEVDALIVDAGKFGARGLAIKSRVGGLKHLLSFGPLAGAHDLSPDLSTAKPAPLVDEGGAADLAFIAYTGGTTGRSKGVMMPHRVLMTMTLQMFSDWDWPPQDIRYLAATPISHAAGVTLFPVMMRGGYARLVQGFETETYCRVVAEEKMNTTLLVPTLIYALIDAVDLRARYDMSSLQTIIYGAAPMSPDRLREGMKIFGKVFVQLYGQTEAPQVITSMRKIDHDDSKPGRLGSCGRPSLFVDVKLFDSEMREVATGEPGEICVRGPLVMDGYWKRPEANAETLRGGWLHTGDVAVKDDEGYFYIVDRTKDMIISGGFNIYPREVEDALMSHPSVASAAVIGIPDDKWGEAVKGFVVLKAGANSGAAELQAHVKDKRGAPWSPKTIDFVDTIPVTGLGKIDRKALRAPYWEGRKRGVA from the coding sequence ATGAATATGGCGGCGAACGCAACGGATTTTGCGCAGCTTCATTCGGGCGGCACGATGGGAAGCCTCATCATCAACGCGGTGGCGCGGTTCGGCGACCGGCCGGCGCTTGCCGACGGCAACGTCAACTGGAGCTACCGCGAATTCGGTGACGCGATGGGCCGCTTCATCACTGTATTCCGTTCGCTTGGCCTGAAGAAGGGCAATGCGCTGTCGATCCTGTCCGGCAATCGCGCAGAATCGTGGGCCGCGATCTGTGCCGCCATGGTGATGGGCATGCGCTACACGCCGCTGCATCCGATGGCAGCGGAGGACGATCACGCCTTCATTATCGAGGACGCCGAAGTCGATGCGCTCATTGTCGATGCCGGCAAATTCGGGGCGCGCGGGCTTGCGATCAAATCCCGCGTCGGCGGCCTGAAGCATCTCCTGTCGTTCGGTCCGCTGGCCGGCGCGCATGATCTGTCGCCGGATCTGTCGACCGCGAAGCCCGCGCCACTGGTCGATGAAGGTGGCGCGGCGGATCTGGCTTTCATCGCCTATACCGGCGGCACCACGGGACGTTCCAAGGGCGTAATGATGCCGCATCGCGTGCTGATGACCATGACATTGCAGATGTTCTCGGACTGGGACTGGCCGCCGCAGGACATCCGCTATCTTGCCGCGACGCCGATCAGCCACGCCGCCGGAGTCACGCTGTTCCCCGTGATGATGCGCGGCGGCTACGCGCGGCTGGTGCAGGGCTTCGAGACAGAAACCTATTGCCGCGTGGTCGCCGAAGAAAAGATGAATACCACGCTGCTGGTGCCGACGCTGATCTATGCCCTGATCGACGCCGTCGATCTTCGCGCGCGCTACGACATGTCGTCGTTGCAGACGATCATCTATGGCGCCGCTCCCATGTCGCCGGACCGCCTGCGCGAAGGCATGAAAATTTTCGGCAAGGTGTTCGTGCAGCTTTACGGCCAGACCGAAGCGCCGCAGGTCATCACCTCGATGCGCAAGATCGACCATGACGACTCTAAGCCTGGCCGGCTCGGCTCCTGCGGCCGGCCCAGCCTGTTCGTCGACGTGAAGTTGTTCGATTCCGAAATGCGCGAAGTCGCGACCGGCGAGCCGGGCGAAATCTGCGTGCGCGGGCCACTGGTGATGGACGGTTACTGGAAACGCCCGGAGGCCAACGCCGAAACGTTGCGCGGCGGCTGGCTGCACACCGGCGACGTCGCGGTGAAGGACGACGAGGGATACTTCTATATCGTCGACCGCACCAAGGACATGATCATCTCCGGCGGCTTTAATATCTATCCGCGCGAGGTCGAGGATGCGCTGATGTCGCATCCTTCGGTGGCGTCCGCCGCGGTGATCGGAATTCCGGACGACAAGTGGGGCGAGGCGGTGAAGGGATTTGTCGTTCTCAAGGCCGGTGCAAATTCCGGCGCCGCCGAACTTCAGGCCCATGTGAAGGACAAGCGCGGCGCGCCATGGTCGCCGAAAACCATCGATTTCGTCGACACTATCCCGGTCACCGGGCTGGGCAAGATCGACCGCAAGGCGCTGCGCGCGCCTTACTGGGAAGGCCGCAAGCGGGGGGTGGCGTGA
- a CDS encoding alpha/beta fold hydrolase, producing MLNMLPVVLVPGLACSPRIYALQIPDLWRAAPVHLANHARGGDMATIARRILAEAPLRFALAGHSMGGYIALEMFRQAPERIGRLALLNTSARPETPEATERRRSWIAEVKAGGYRTVMDRLFEKFVHPALARDAGLHRIVLDMADDVGPDAFVWQLEAIMTRADSRPTLTQIKCPTLVLTCDTDNMVPNEFSTEIAAGIAGAKLVTIPDCGHLPQLEKPQAMTDALLDWLEM from the coding sequence ATGCTCAACATGCTTCCCGTCGTGCTCGTCCCCGGTCTGGCCTGTTCGCCGCGCATCTATGCGCTGCAGATTCCGGATCTATGGCGCGCAGCCCCGGTACATCTCGCCAATCATGCACGCGGCGGCGACATGGCCACCATCGCGCGGCGCATTCTGGCGGAAGCGCCGTTGCGCTTTGCACTCGCCGGTCATTCGATGGGCGGCTACATCGCGCTGGAGATGTTCCGGCAGGCGCCTGAGCGGATCGGACGGCTGGCGCTGCTCAACACCTCGGCGCGGCCGGAGACGCCGGAAGCAACCGAGCGCCGCCGCAGCTGGATCGCCGAGGTCAAGGCGGGCGGTTACCGCACGGTGATGGACCGCCTGTTCGAGAAGTTCGTGCATCCGGCGCTGGCGCGGGATGCGGGTTTGCACCGGATCGTCCTCGACATGGCCGATGATGTCGGACCCGACGCCTTCGTCTGGCAGCTCGAGGCGATCATGACGCGGGCCGATTCGCGGCCGACACTGACGCAGATCAAATGCCCGACGCTGGTGCTGACCTGCGACACCGACAACATGGTCCCGAACGAGTTTTCGACCGAGATCGCCGCCGGCATCGCAGGCGCGAAGCTGGTCACGATCCCGGATTGCGGCCATCTCCCGCAACTCGAGAAGCCGCAGGCGATGACCGATGCGCTGCTCGACTGGCTGGAGATGTAG
- a CDS encoding GatB/YqeY domain-containing protein, translating to MLRDDINNAVKDAMRAKEERKLSTLRMINSSLKNADIEARGQSKPPLSDEDILGLLQKMIKQRQESVALYDKGGRPELAAQEREEIAVISAYLPKQMSDDEVKAAIAATVTETGAAGMKDMGKVIAALKAKYAGQMDFGKASGLVKAALAG from the coding sequence ATGCTGCGCGATGACATCAACAACGCCGTCAAGGACGCGATGAGAGCGAAGGAGGAACGCAAGCTCTCGACGCTGCGCATGATCAACTCGTCGCTCAAGAATGCCGACATCGAGGCGCGCGGGCAAAGCAAGCCGCCGCTGTCCGACGAGGATATTCTCGGGCTGCTGCAAAAGATGATCAAGCAGCGTCAAGAATCGGTCGCGCTCTACGACAAGGGCGGCCGTCCGGAGCTTGCCGCGCAGGAGCGCGAGGAGATCGCGGTGATCTCGGCCTATCTGCCGAAGCAGATGTCCGATGATGAAGTGAAGGCCGCCATCGCCGCAACCGTGACGGAAACCGGCGCCGCCGGCATGAAAGACATGGGCAAGGTGATCGCTGCGCTGAAAGCGAAGTACGCCGGGCAGATGGATTTCGGCAAGGCCAGCGGACTGGTGAAGGCCGCGCTGGCGGGGTGA
- a CDS encoding acyl-CoA synthetase: MLTETDNYDELYKNFRWEIPARFNMATACCDRHADGSGKLALIYVDEDGGTQRLSFDEISALSKSFANVLKADGLARGDRVAVFLSQSVELPIAHLAAFRSGLVSVPLFTLFGEDALEFRLSNSGAKAVITDEGGWEKLSKIRDRLPHLQDIYVTSGALHAGAKSFWQAIEDASEDFSTVDTSADDPAIIIYTSGTTGNPKGALHAHRVLLGHLPNVEMAHDFFPKPGDLMWTPADWAWIGGLFDALFPAWYHGVPMLGHRARKFEPQAAMQLMADHGVRNVFLPPTALKLMRQAEVKRDGVKLRSIFTGGESLGAELLDWVRATFGVNAHEIYGQTECNLVVGNNSNLFPIKPGSMGKPTPGFDVQIVNEKGEIQPRGQRGVIGVRVPNPVAMIEYWKNPDATAKKVAGGFLLTGDLGVQDDDGYFWYVSREDDVITSAGYRIGPSEIEHTLMKHPAVAMSAVVGIPDPIRTEAIKAWIVLRPGFAASDALAKEIQDFVKVQLAAHEYPRHIQFADTLPMTATGKVLRRELRTLG; encoded by the coding sequence ATGCTCACCGAAACCGACAACTACGACGAGCTTTACAAGAACTTCCGCTGGGAGATTCCGGCGAGGTTCAACATGGCGACCGCCTGCTGCGACCGCCATGCCGACGGCTCCGGCAAGCTCGCGCTGATCTATGTCGACGAGGACGGCGGCACGCAGCGGCTGTCGTTCGACGAGATCAGCGCGCTGTCGAAGAGCTTCGCCAACGTACTGAAGGCCGACGGCCTCGCGCGCGGCGATCGCGTTGCGGTGTTCCTGTCGCAGTCGGTCGAACTGCCGATCGCGCATCTTGCCGCGTTCCGCTCTGGCCTCGTCTCGGTGCCGCTGTTCACGCTGTTCGGCGAGGACGCGCTGGAATTCCGCCTCTCCAATTCCGGCGCGAAAGCGGTCATCACCGACGAAGGCGGCTGGGAGAAGCTGTCGAAAATTCGCGACCGTCTGCCTCATCTCCAGGACATCTATGTCACCAGCGGCGCGCTTCATGCGGGCGCCAAATCGTTCTGGCAGGCCATCGAGGATGCGTCGGAGGATTTTTCGACCGTCGATACCAGCGCCGACGATCCCGCCATCATCATCTACACGTCAGGTACAACCGGAAATCCCAAGGGGGCCCTGCACGCCCATCGCGTGCTGCTCGGCCACTTGCCGAATGTCGAGATGGCGCACGATTTCTTCCCCAAGCCCGGCGACCTGATGTGGACCCCGGCGGACTGGGCCTGGATCGGCGGGCTATTCGATGCGCTGTTTCCGGCGTGGTATCACGGCGTGCCGATGCTCGGTCATCGCGCCAGGAAGTTCGAGCCGCAGGCGGCGATGCAACTGATGGCGGATCACGGCGTGCGCAACGTGTTTCTGCCGCCGACCGCGTTGAAGCTGATGCGGCAGGCAGAGGTGAAGCGCGACGGCGTGAAGCTGCGCAGCATCTTCACCGGCGGCGAGTCGCTCGGCGCCGAACTGCTTGACTGGGTGCGCGCTACGTTCGGCGTCAATGCGCATGAAATCTACGGCCAGACCGAATGCAATCTCGTGGTCGGCAACAATTCCAACCTGTTTCCCATCAAGCCGGGATCGATGGGCAAGCCGACGCCGGGCTTCGATGTGCAGATCGTCAATGAGAAGGGCGAGATCCAGCCGCGCGGCCAGCGCGGCGTCATCGGTGTGCGCGTGCCCAATCCGGTGGCGATGATCGAATACTGGAAAAATCCGGACGCGACCGCGAAGAAAGTCGCCGGCGGCTTCCTGCTGACCGGCGATCTCGGGGTGCAGGATGACGACGGCTATTTCTGGTACGTCAGCCGCGAGGACGACGTGATCACCAGCGCCGGTTACCGGATCGGTCCATCCGAAATCGAACATACATTGATGAAGCATCCGGCGGTGGCGATGTCGGCCGTGGTCGGGATTCCCGATCCGATCCGCACCGAGGCGATCAAGGCGTGGATCGTGCTGCGTCCCGGTTTCGCCGCAAGCGATGCGCTCGCCAAAGAGATTCAGGATTTCGTCAAGGTGCAACTCGCCGCGCACGAATATCCGCGCCACATCCAGTTCGCGGACACTTTGCCGATGACGGCGACCGGCAAGGTGCTACGGCGGGAATTGCGGACGCTCGGCTGA
- a CDS encoding DUF2189 domain-containing protein, with the protein MASVSGKIDPVVRRITAADIAEAFSRGLRDFQAAPLYGLAFGALYAGGGIAIMLSLTALGMVYLAYPLAAGFALIGPFVAIGLYEVSRRLEAGQRPTPRDIWSAITSRAEIGWMAFVTLFVFVVWMYQVRLLIALILGVSASFASIRDFITVVLTTNEGLLFLLIGNIEGAVLSLILFSLTVVSFPLLLDRDVDFVTAMITSVRAVVMSPLPMIAWAAIIVMLLVVSAMPYFLGLVVTLPVLGHTTWHLYRRIVAPLPEA; encoded by the coding sequence ATGGCATCGGTTTCGGGGAAGATTGATCCTGTGGTGCGGCGCATCACGGCCGCTGATATTGCCGAGGCATTCAGCCGCGGCCTGCGCGACTTCCAGGCTGCGCCGCTCTATGGGCTTGCGTTCGGCGCGCTCTACGCCGGTGGCGGCATCGCGATCATGCTCAGCCTCACCGCGCTCGGCATGGTCTATCTCGCCTATCCGCTCGCGGCGGGCTTCGCGCTGATCGGGCCGTTCGTGGCCATCGGTCTTTATGAGGTGAGCCGCCGGCTGGAAGCGGGCCAGCGCCCGACGCCGCGTGATATCTGGTCGGCCATTACCTCGCGCGCCGAGATCGGATGGATGGCCTTCGTCACGCTGTTCGTGTTCGTGGTGTGGATGTACCAGGTCCGGCTGCTGATCGCGCTGATCCTCGGCGTCAGCGCGTCGTTCGCCAGCATCCGCGATTTTATCACGGTGGTGCTGACCACCAACGAGGGGCTGCTGTTTCTGCTGATCGGCAATATCGAGGGCGCGGTGCTGTCGCTGATCCTGTTCTCGCTGACCGTGGTGTCGTTTCCGCTGCTGCTGGACCGGGACGTCGATTTCGTCACTGCAATGATCACCAGCGTGCGTGCCGTGGTCATGAGCCCGCTGCCGATGATCGCCTGGGCGGCGATCATCGTGATGTTGCTGGTGGTCTCGGCGATGCCGTATTTCCTCGGGCTGGTGGTGACGTTGCCGGTGCTTGGCCACACGACATGGCACCTCTATCGCCGCATCGTGGCGCCGCTGCCGGAAGCCTGA